The Scleropages formosus chromosome 9, fSclFor1.1, whole genome shotgun sequence DNA segment ACAGAACTGACTTTCTTATCTCTGTGTGTACAGACAGTGCGCAGGTGGGCAAAGTGGAACACCGGCCCTCGTCCCTCCCTGTGGGACCAGTAATCACCGTAATGGGAAACCTGCAGACCCCCACGCCAAACAGCACAGGTACAACATTGGTTGTTGTGTCACATTTCTGTGGTGGGGACAGAGCTGTTATACCATTATGTAAGGTGCATGCGCTGAAGGCTTGCAATCATGTATGTTTTCAATGCtgcaatgttattttattttctgcattctgGATGGTTGAATAGTACATTGAATGGCAAGTGTTTTCTGATGttgaaatctgaaaaaaatgtttttcgcTTCTCTCTGTGGTAGCCAGCGGCCCCTCTGCCCCCAGCAGTAGTGTCACCTCACCAAGCCACATGAACCTCTCCTCCAACACAGTCCCCGATTTCTCCTACTCCAGCAGTGAAGATGAGTTCTATGATGCTGATGAGTTCTACCAGAGCAGCTCCTCACCCAAGCACTGCTCAGAGTGAGTATGCCATCTCCCAGAACCATGGGCTGCTCAGGAGAACCAGGCAGAGACCCAGGCTCAGGTCTTACACCCCCATTCACTGGACAAATCACAGACTGTTGGAGCCCAAAAGAAGCTGCCTTCTTGCAGcacttgtcattttaaatgaacgTATTGACGCTGTGTTTAGTAGTAATAATATATGTATTGAGCTATAGTATTACTTTGTTAAATACAGTGCTTAATAAATGCAGGAAGTGTTCCATTAACATGAGGaagtaaaaatattgtaacgtatttttttttttttaagattgtAGTTaatctctctcactttctctgGCACCCTCCTGCACGTTAGTTCCTCAAGGACTCTTGTTGCCTTACCACACACCAGTACAGGAACGGCTATGAAGCGACCAGATACCAATGAATCCATCAGTTCCTCCATGTCCAATGGCACCAGTGATGCAGGTACTGTCCgtgcagacacacatacacactccaaAGCTGAATTTTCATACCgtcaggtgacacacacacactgacttatTGGAGAATCTGAGTCTTTGATATTCATAACAAAGCTGATTCTGACTGTAACTGACCAAGAGTAGCTTCCTTGTTTGAACATTTACCTGGTAAGGAAGGAACCTGACCATTTACAGTTCCTGGTTTTGGTTTTATTAAACAGAATGTTCTTTCCCACCCAGTTTACTACTCTATATCACTGTATTCCAAACTGTATCTTTTAAATTTGGGGATTGTACTAGGTCTAAAGGATTGTTGGATTTGAGTAGGAACCAAGTAAGTACaccaatgaaaaataaacttttagaGGCATAACTAAACTACTAGGTCAGACCTTTTTGTGTGAGTAGGATATAAAAGTACAATACTCCTCTCTTGCTACAGATGTAACCTTAATTTTATCTGTGTTACAGTGCAACAACTGTATGTCTGGTGCACCTGAATTGTAGCTATGTACTTCCCAGTTTATGTACAGCTGCACCATATTTTTGTGCTTTCCAAATAGTGTTGTGCCATGGGCAAGATGAGTaacattttcaatatatttttaatgaacactTTACACAGTCTTACATAAACATCTTCAATTATGCCAGTTACTGTTGCATATACATGTTATGTGTCAAAAAATGATACAGTGGCATTCACTCTGCCCTGTTTGTTTCAGTTGACATAGAAATTCTTTAACTTAGAaaattttgtccattttcaaaagttaaatgctaaaatgtgTAGTTTGAGTTTTGCTTTATATTAATGTCATCTTCAGTTTGTTTGATGCGTGGTGTGAAAAGCTTACATAATGCAGTGAGCGTAACTGTCAGTTCTGTGTTGAATGTAATTCTGTGGCATGTGCATTATTGGTGTACGTCTGTGTCAGTGTTAAGCCGTAATCAGCGCGTGACACCAGTGATGTTGTCGGCAGACCAGTTTGACAGTCACGACGATCGTGACGATGATGGCGAGGGCGAATCTGTAGAGGAGCACAAAAGTGTCATCATGCACCTGCTGTCCCAGGTTCGGCTGGGCATGGACCTCACTAAGGTAAGCTCATGACAATTTCCAGTTGACTGGAATGTGCACTTTAGATctgcctgtgtttttgtgtgtgtgtgtgtgtgtgtgtgtgtgtgtttatctatAATTGTTTTCCAATTTGTTTCAACTCTGATCCAGGTCGTTTTGCCAACATTTATTTTGGAGAGAAGGTCATTGCTGGAGATGTATGCTGACTTCTTTGCACATCCAGATTTATTTGTTAGGTATGGCCATTAAGCAATCTCAAGCtccattattttaaagaataataatgttCTTGGTAATCTTCATTCAGTACATGTACAGTGGCTTACTTCTAGTGGATATTTGTCACAGGGTGCTTGTGTCCATGTAATCAGACTTAATGCACAATTTGTCCCAGTATTGCAGACCACGCTGAGCCCAGGGATCGCATGGTGCAGGTAGTGAAATGGTATCTCTCAGCCTTTCATGCGGGAAGGAAGGGGTCTGTGGCCAAGAAGCCCTACAACCCAATCTTGGGAGAGATCTTTCTCTGTCACTGGGACCTGCCTTTGGAGAGTGATGAAAGTGTGACTATGGTGAGAAAACATGATTGATAGTAAAAACACTCTCACAGACAGTACAAAAATCTCCACTTCTCAATGAAATGAAgtctatgtttctttctctttgccTAGGAGCCAGTGTCTGAAGGCCCAGTGCCATGGTGTGGGAAGAACAGTGTGTCTTTTGTAGCAGAGCAGGTCTCCCATCACCCCCCGAGTGAGTCCACAGAAAATTCAGTTCTCCTCTGCATGTAGGAAGATCCACATTCTGCCAGAAACTCAAGGATACTCATGGTGGTAATCCAGTATAACACTGCTTTGTCTTTCATATCTTTCTGGCAGTATCTGCATTCTATGCTGaatgtttcagcaaaaaaattcagttcaatGCCCATATCTGGACCAAGTCAAAGTTCTTAGGAATGTCCATTGGAGTTCATAATATCGGTCAAGGTAAGAAAGTTCTGGTTTggtaaatgtgtaatttaatcAGAGTGAATGTTGCCACTGTGCAAGTAATAGCAGAAAAAATGGCTGTGACTGAAATGTGTCATTTCCACTCCTTTGTAGGATGTGTGTCTTGTCTGGAACATGATGAACACTACATTCTGACTTTCCCAAATGGCTATGGCAGGTAAGCCCTGTTGCTCAGGTAGTATGGTTCTACTTTATTGGAGTTCATAGACGAGTGGGTGGGACTGTGTTTGTGATAGTGACGTAATTTTCATCACTTTGGCTCTGTATACCACTACAGTGGATTTGAAATGAACCAGTAAAGATGTGCTTTACATGTTGacttttaactttaatttaagcattttgtaaaaaaaaaaaaaaatttgtatgaaCCGTATAtattctcctaatgtaatgcacaaattgtattttctttgagatgtacgtcgctttcgaaaaaagtgtctgctaaatgaataaatgtaaatgtgtaggaATTGCAGCCATTTTTATTCATAGCCCTCCAGTTTTGGGGGATCAAAAGTAGTTGGACAAACtactataaattaaattttcattttttaatattggTTGCAAATCCTTTGCAGTCAATGACTGCCTGAAGTTTGGAATCCATAGACATCACCAGACACTGGGTTTCTTCCCTGGTGATGCTCTGCCAGGCCTTCACTCCAGCAGTCCTCAGTTCCTGCTTGTTCTTGGGGCATTTTGCCTTCagcaagtgaaatgcatgttcaACTGGATTCAGGTCAGGTGATTGACTTGGCAATTGCAGAACATTCCATTTCTTTGCTTTAAAGTCTGGTTGCTTTCGTAGTATGCTTTGGGTCATTGTCTATCTGCACTGTGAAGTGCTGTCTGTGAATCTGAGCAGATAACATAGCAATAAACACTTCAGAATTCATTCTTCTGCTTAAGTCAACAGTCGCATCATCAGTAATTCTGTTATTCTCCACAGTTGTTATCCATGGTCTCCCGGGCTTTTTGGTGTTCCTGAGCTCACCAGTGCATTCTTTCGTTTAAGTAAATAATACATACCTGGCCATGACAACAGCTGAGCGGCCAATTGTTAAAATACttttcatcttttaaaaaaagggggggaccACATATAACAAGTGCTGTAATTTCTGCATCTTTCTCTGTTTGGATATAAATACCCTCGAATTAAAGCTGGGAGTCTGCATTTCAAGCACATCttgattgtttcatttcaaatccatTGTGGTGgagccaaaaaggaaaattgtCACTTTCCGAATACTTATGGACCTAACTCTATATGCCATCAAGTTAATCATGATTCATAGCAACCACTCGCGTGGGTTTCGTGGCAAGGGAGGAACGAAAGTGGTTTGCCATTGTCTTCTTCCATGCATATAAattccacacaccctgagcaggactcaaaccctacaCCTGCCAAGCCACTCAGGAGCTGTGCTTTTCCCGCTGTGCTATCGCATCCCCACattgatttacattttcttttaattgcatAATAATTTTGCAATGCTGAATACCGTACAGTATCATGCGACGACAGATGTTCATGTTGCCGACCCCGAGCATAGTTATTCAGAGGTATTCATCATGTGGTAATTGGAATTATTTCcatgaataataaaaactacAGCAAGTCCTCACTTCTAATGCCTCCAGTGTACCATGAGTCAAATGAGTAGCTTAAGGGTGTTTGTTTACATACACAAAATTGTGAGGACCATGACTGAGAAAGACACGTCTGACATGGATGTTCTGGTGTTTCAGGTCAATCTTGACTGTCCCCTGGGTAGAGCTCGGTGGAGAGTGTACTATCTCCTGCTCTAAGTCCGGCTACAGCGCCAACATTGTGTTCCATACAAAGCCCTTCTACGGTGGGAAGAAACACAGGATAACAGCAGAGATTTTGTATGCCAGCCTCTTGTAAACACTCAGCACAAATtgtgttaaaaatatattttcaagtcTAGGGATcattgtaatactgtaatacaCATTTCTCTGGTGGCAGTTCTCCAAATGACAAGAAGCCCTTCTGTTCCATTGAGGGGGAGTGGAATGGCGTGATGTATGCTAAATTGGCATCGGGGGTgagttcagtttatttcaccAACAAAGGAGCTTTGGCTCAAGAAGATCACTGATTAAATCTGCTATGTATTTCCTAATTGCAGAAACATATAGTTAATTTATCAGTGTCTGAATTTATGTGCATTTGTAACTTTTAAGTAGTCCATAATTTCATTAAACTTTTCCTGGCAGTCtggcaaaactgaaaatataactaGTACAATCTTctgaagttttcattttctgtgtataacagcacttttttatgtttagaattaaacataaaaatgagaaTATCCTGGCTACTTGCTGTTCTGTAATGCATTTTCCATTGTGCAGGAAAATTCTCTATTCATTGACACTAAAAAAATTGGTATCATCAAGAAGAAAGTGAGAAAACTGGAGGACCAATTAGAATATGAATCTCGCAGGtaattttgtattgttctgTCTGTCTTGTCATCAAATAACTAAGTTTGCGCCCCATACACGTATATTTTCAGACATCCTGGTATGTGTAGAGTTCCGTAGCCAAAATGCcgacacacccccccacacatacacacacacacacacacacacacacacatatacacaaataaAAGGTAACTGGAGACTGTAACTGTGTTATTTCATCTTGCTTAATAAAATGAGTAaccttttttaaacaacattaaaatatatatatatatatatttttttttttttttttactagtcTAGCCTTATTGTTAATTTAGGCTGCTCAGACCCCTCTTCTCATCTACTCACATTCTGAGATTGCCTAGCTAACGATAGTATTACATGTAAACTGTTACCTTGCTTATCTtataatttgtaaaattaatcTAGTTACTAGTAGTCAAGTACAGGAATGTTAGTTTCAATTAATACTTACTCGTACATCCACAACAATGAAGGGTTTGCCATGCTTCCCAATCGCGTGGATGTTTCGGAAAAGCAGCATCGTCTTTTGAAACTGTGATGAGTCCACTTCATCACAAGTGCTTTCACAGCAAAGCTGTCTGCATGCCCTTAATATGCTATCAAATTTTCAtcttttcttccctctttcCCTTGCTGGAGTCTGGTACCAAAGCACCCAAAAGTATGTGGGCTTGCACTGTGCAGCAAGTTctcatgggagttgtagtaTTATTTAGGATGACATTGACTAGATTTGATTGTCTAAGGAAGAGTTTTgtcaacagcatttttttttttttttttttttttttaacgttacCTGCCAAAGTGACTAGTAGGGGTGATGGAGTTACCTGCCATTGGGTATCAATATATCTATAGATTTCCCCAGATCATTGCAGCATCATAATAATCTTAAGATCACTGACTTTCTGCAGGACTGTCATCATTATTatgcaatgatttttttaatggaccCATGTTGTAGGTTTTGTTCTcctggattaaaccgcgtatgggacattggttccgaTGTTTCGCTTCTTTtgctggaagcatcgtcagggtgtgaccacatcttgtggaggttaaatgtgaaatggcgtgtttgacgagggtgggtgtatttatgagCGGGAACGGGGTCGGAGGTCATAGCAGGTGGTCCTAATAGGTGGtgcccctgctgtgtttttgctttgcGCTGTTTCCTTCATATTACAGGGCGGCTCGCTGAACCgagttttaatgagaggcgGTCAGGTTATTGTCGGACCAGCGCGAAGATGTGAGATGAGTGGTGTCCAGGCAATTGAAAGTCTGAAGCCCTCTTCCCAATTGAAATTGTCGGGGTGCTTCTCTATCTCGATTGCCTCCCTCACTATGCGGCTCCTGTACCCAGGGGCAGGTGCGAGCACTGTACTCTCCTCAAAGCGGATCTCATGCCCGGTCTGCAGTGAATGTTCGGCCACTGCTGAGTCGATGTTATTGTTCCTCGTGGCTCTTATGTGTTCTTGGAGACTTGTAGAGATAAGTCGACCTGTCTACCTGATGtatgtttttccacagctgcaggaaccaatgtcccatatgcggtttaatccagaacaaaatctccagtcagttgactctAACCGCAGAAGCCTACGGTTTTTGATATGACCCATGTTGTCTTGATGGTCTATggctaattaatttaaaatttgtgaaaCTCCTTCACATGTTTATTGATATGGCCTgttttttactggaccagtgAGCCGATGCAGTTTGTTGACCACATCGGTTCAGTTTTACAGGGAAAATAagttttgtattttccattttctgttgCAAAATTACATAACAGTACTCTTTGCAAAAATATTGTGATGTACTATATTATATTTTTGAAGTATACACATATGTACTGTAATACATAAAGCATTATGCATTGCTGTTTGAGTGGTGTGTCATACAGGTCAGGATTCATACCCCAGTTATGTGTCCTTTCTCTCAGACTGTGGAAGGATGTAACAGAAAATCTGAAGCTGAAAGACATTGACACAGCTACTGAGGCCAAACACCGACTGGAAGAGAAGCAGAGGGCTGAAGCcagggagaggaaggagaaggaggtgcAGTGGGAGACCAGGGTGAGTTTTGCTTCCAATTTCCAGACATACTGGCAGCTTTTAGCACAGTGATTAAAGACCTAGACATTggcagttcaagtcccacaggGGGCTATAATGTAATACTActgatcaaggtgcttaacTTTGCTACAGCAAAAATGTACAACTCTATAAGCTGGTAAAATCATCAGTTGTTTCATATTGTCAGCTAAGCAGTCAATATTAATATGCAACATGATGATAAGATACTGTTAATACTTATTTTTCAATATTAGCGATGCATAATCATGCTTGTTGattactgtttatttacagATTCAGATTGGTTGTCATTTATCTGAGTCTGACAGATTGTAACAAAACGGATTCTTTAAACGTTTTggatgtcattttaaaaatagtttggTTTGCAATGCTTATCACTCAACCACATTTGTACATAATCTTTGCAGCTGTTTCATGAAGACGGAGAGTGTTGGGTATATGATGAACCTCTACTGAAAAGAACAGCTGCAAAAGGCACTAAGTGAGAGAGACTCTGAAACAATGAGTGTTAAAGAACTCCTATAGAACCATCTCTTACCTATGCCTTGGAAGGACTGATAACTGAAACATATTCtactttgcattttcaaaattaaaactgaaaccaagaagaaaaatattttctcaataCAGAAACATGTCCATTTCCACCAACCACAGATTCATCAACTCCAGCAGTCAATGCTACTGTCAAGACCAAACAAAACAACTTGGAATAGAAACCCCACACATGCAAATAAGCACCTACAATCTCACTGGAGGTTCCTGCTAGGATCTCCTTTTCCCCAGGAAGGGGCAGTGGGATGTTTGGATCAAACAAACCTTGTATCTCAGGGAAACTGCTTACTGAGGAATGAGATGCAACTCCAGGAGTTTGGGAGCCTTATCGGTGACACCACTGGTGGAGAACAGTGGTAATCAAGAATTTTGAGGATATGAAATTACTGGTGacaaatcaaaatatttaattattccTTTTCTCCCTGTTTCACTGGGAAAAATGCTTAATCTTGACTTTCATCCATCATTATTTCCATACTTTTTCAAAAGGATATCACAGTCCCCGctatgaaaaaaatctattaacaattttgttgttttttttttttttttttgttctctttttcaaCCTATTTCCAAAGGATGGGTTTTAGGATGCTGCTATACTTATCTGGTTCAGTATGTATATCCTTGGCAATCTAgatttgctgtaaaaatatttgtccaCCAGGTACGCCTTTGGGAAACACACCATAGGCAATGCTCATCTTGAAGTCCTGGGCTATGCCACTGACCAAGcccttaaaaatatttaacacagtTAATATTTCAACTCAAGTATAAAGTTACATTTCAATTAATGGCATAAACCATTAGCTGTCATGGCCACTCCTATTTCATTCAATACAGTTGGCAGGTGTTATCCAGTAGGTTCACAAGTGAGGAACTGGCTTCTTCTTTTCACATTGTCTTAGGTGCAGTCAGCTCCTCTGTTGAACATATTGATTAACAAGCTGGCAGTGCCAAAGTCCCATTGTGGAGAGGACTTGACCGGTAATCTGACACATGAAAACACTCATAGTTGTCTTCTTAGATACATCCTGGTAATTGAACCTGCTTCCACTGTAACATTTTTTACTCAACAATATAAATAGAAtaggtatttttttctctgtctaaAGTAGGCAAAATCTCTTTTTGAGACTGATAATGCAAAAgccatttttccttttctatgtTATTGTAAATGAATACTCAATCGAGGCCTTGCCATTCATTTTAGTATTACTTGCTTGAAACGAgcaatcaaaatgtatttttattttgcattttcttcaaatcATAATTGATTGTATCAGATTCTCATATGTATTGATGCAAATATTAAACCTCTAtgagtttattttttgtatttcttgtacatgtgcacatgcacacaaccTTACATTTCACTGAAGCTCTGCTCCAGGTTAGAGTGCCTTTTCTAACACACTTAAGGTGATTTACCTTTAAGTGATGTGGAGTTCCTACTTTCTCCAATTCTTCTGatcaggtgtgtgtttttttttgttagctgaaaatacatgtaaatgtacactatATGCTTAATGGAGTGGCACAAAAACTTGTCAGATATTGGGaaccaaaaatattagcagtagTGCTTAACTGAGTACTCAAAGGCACCTGTAATTTAGTAGAAGAATTTAGCTAAGCATAGCCATTAAAAGTCTGTGTAACAGTAGTTTCAGTCAATATTCCTTTATcatgtttaaatgatttttgGTGACTATATTACCATCACCACTGCATGAAAGTGTATGTGATTTTATGGTAATCAAGAAAATCACTTCTAATATATTGGTGTATTTTTGACTTTCCCACAAGATACTACAGATTGAATGTTATAAAACAAGGGTTCTTTACCTGGGGTCCATAAATGGCCTTGACTGGGTCTATGAAATTCatctttgctttgaaaataacagtaagaaaaggtgaaaaataaatattactgtgtgtgaaataattttatttaaaggtaATTGATTTCAATCCATCAATCagttttctgaaactgcttgtctatAACTGGACATTTTGGTCTGAAGCCCATCCCAAAAGTACAGGGCAATCCCAAGGTACCCACaccacacattcattcacacattaaCAATTTTTCATGTATTATGTTTCTGAATGTATTGCTTTTCAAGTCTTTTAGCCCAAATCAAAGTATAATACCATTTTCCAAAAGAGGCACACTTCAAACCTTTAAATGGCCTTTTTAGGGGCTGCAAAGGAAAAGGGCACTCAAGTCTCTTTCAAGACTgcacacagggtgcaaggtttcAAATGCATCCCTGAAGACATCAGCAGGACAGACAACAACGGCAATTGCGATGGTCTCGGCAGCATTCAAGGTGTCGGCAGTGACGAAGACAACCACTGGGGGACAGGAGAGTAAAACTTCCCACAATTAACATTAAGGGATGAAGGACTCACCTGTCAAAGGATGCGTGTCACCCCCTAGCCACAAGAGGAAAAGCTGTGGTGAGGACAGTGGAAGAGGCAATGAGTGCAGCGGTGGAGATGTAGGCCTCACCTCCAGAAAACACCAGGCCAATACAGCCTCGGTTTTCGGGAAAGAAGCTACAAGTACCGAACTATCTGTTGATTACACTCACTGTGTCCTGAACTACCTGTTGACTGCAGGTGAGTGCAGGTAGATGTCCTGCATTACGGACTACCTGACTGCTATAGCACCATTTGTCGTCTCATACTTTAGGTTAAACTTTAGGTTAAGCGCCATGTTTCATGTCAACTCGGTTTTACAGCAGTAGTCAGGGGCCTCTGTGAAGAACTTTGTTCTTTTGCTGGTGCAAACGGAACCAGCTGCAGGTGAACGTTGAATGGACAGGTGAGTTTTGTCAAACAGAACTAGCAGAAATCCCTTGTTTTGTTAGTCCCGCTTATGCTGTGCGCATTagaatttgtgtcatttttgtttttagggTAACAGCACTTGCTACTACGCAGATGTCATCTAACGCCTTGTAAAAACCCATGGGACTCGTTTGTTTGTGCCACATTTAAGTGTTTGagatatgaatatttattggTGTTAGCACATGCAGGAACCCCAAACATGGATTATTTCCTTGTGCTTATTTGTGACATTTATAGGAATAGTAGTTTTTTGTCTGACATATTAACGTTTATTTTTAGGTGATGTATAATTGGTTCTAGATCTTAGACCCTTGGGTTGGAGGTTTTTTCATTCgtgttggcgggggggggcagcttcACTTAGCTATggtttcaaagtcaaagtggtttttattgtcatttcaactatATTCAGCTGCTACCTATACACTGAAacgaaacaacattcctccaggaccattgattgctacataaaaaaactacacaaatgaaaatgatttgaaaTGGTCTTCATCATGGTCTGAATCAATGTTTGTAAGTAACATGAAGCGCTTACAAATTGAGTTGTACATTTTAGATATACAGGACACGTCTGTCTTTTCTGATCCGTTGGGGGGGGACTTCGAATTTATTTATCGGTACTTTTGTAGCGGGGATCCTCATCTTTCCCTATATTCTTTACAACTTCCCAGAAGCCACCGCGAAGTGGTTACTGTACAACAGGCATGCTCAGTTCGCGCTTCCTGTGGCATTCAGCAGTTGTTTCCCAGAAGGCACCGCGAACTGGTGTCTATTTAATGGGCGGTCTCGCTTgtcttcttcctgttttttcGCGGTCTCCCAAGTGAGTGTTGAT contains these protein-coding regions:
- the LOC108919058 gene encoding oxysterol-binding protein-related protein 9 isoform X5 — encoded protein: MMRGSRRGCVRLRGAVIGIDDEDDSTFTITVDQKTFHFQARDADEREKWIHALEGTILRHTLQLREAETGFVPSVQDFDKKLAEADAYLQILIDQLKIFDEKIKDCKEDESRKKIEALKGTTCSMVESIKHCIVLLQIAKDQSNEQQHAHGLISTINPVDGIYQPSPLQSDVVNTMPTQTTLPTDSAQVGKVEHRPSSLPVGPVITVMGNLQTPTPNSTASGPSAPSSSVTSPSHMNLSSNTVPDFSYSSSEDEFYDADEFYQSSSSPKHCSDSSRTLVALPHTSTGTAMKRPDTNESISSSMSNGTSDAVLSRNQRVTPVMLSADQFDSHDDRDDDGEGESVEEHKSVIMHLLSQVRLGMDLTKVVLPTFILERRSLLEMYADFFAHPDLFVSIADHAEPRDRMVQVVKWYLSAFHAGRKGSVAKKPYNPILGEIFLCHWDLPLESDESVTMEPVSEGPVPWCGKNSVSFVAEQVSHHPPISAFYAECFSKKIQFNAHIWTKSKFLGMSIGVHNIGQGCVSCLEHDEHYILTFPNGYGRSILTVPWVELGGECTISCSKSGYSANIVFHTKPFYGGKKHRITAEIFSPNDKKPFCSIEGEWNGVMYAKLASGENSLFIDTKKIGIIKKKVRKLEDQLEYESRRLWKDVTENLKLKDIDTATEAKHRLEEKQRAEARERKEKEVQWETRLFHEDGECWVYDEPLLKRTAAKGTK
- the LOC108919058 gene encoding oxysterol-binding protein-related protein 9 isoform X6, with protein sequence MSLRDVSFEAETGFVPSVQDFDKKLAEADAYLQILIDQLKIFDEKIKDCKEDESRKKIEALKGTTCSMVESIKHCIVLLQIAKDQSNEQQHAHGLISTINPVDGIYQPSPLQSDVVNTMPTQTTLPTDSAQVGKVEHRPSSLPVGPVITVMGNLQTPTPNSTASGPSAPSSSVTSPSHMNLSSNTVPDFSYSSSEDEFYDADEFYQSSSSPKHCSDSSRTLVALPHTSTGTAMKRPDTNESISSSMSNGTSDAVLSRNQRVTPVMLSADQFDSHDDRDDDGEGESVEEHKSVIMHLLSQVRLGMDLTKVVLPTFILERRSLLEMYADFFAHPDLFVSIADHAEPRDRMVQVVKWYLSAFHAGRKGSVAKKPYNPILGEIFLCHWDLPLESDESVTMEPVSEGPVPWCGKNSVSFVAEQVSHHPPISAFYAECFSKKIQFNAHIWTKSKFLGMSIGVHNIGQGCVSCLEHDEHYILTFPNGYGRSILTVPWVELGGECTISCSKSGYSANIVFHTKPFYGGKKHRITAEIFSPNDKKPFCSIEGEWNGVMYAKLASGENSLFIDTKKIGIIKKKVRKLEDQLEYESRRLWKDVTENLKLKDIDTATEAKHRLEEKQRAEARERKEKEVQWETRLFHEDGECWVYDEPLLKRTAAKGTK
- the LOC108919058 gene encoding oxysterol-binding protein-related protein 9 isoform X2, whose product is MASIMEGPLSKWTNVMKGWQYRWFVLDYNAGLLSYYTSKDKMMRGSRRGCVRLRGAVIGIDDEDDSTFTITVDQKTFHFQARDADEREKWIHALEGTILRHTLQLREAETGFVPSVQDFDKKLAEADAYLQILIDQLKIFDEKIKDCKEDESRKKIEALKGTTCSMVESIKHCIVLLQIAKSTINPVDGIYQPSPLQSDVVNTMPTQTTLPTDSAQVGKVEHRPSSLPVGPVITVMGNLQTPTPNSTASGPSAPSSSVTSPSHMNLSSNTVPDFSYSSSEDEFYDADEFYQSSSSPKHCSDSSRTLVALPHTSTGTAMKRPDTNESISSSMSNGTSDAVLSRNQRVTPVMLSADQFDSHDDRDDDGEGESVEEHKSVIMHLLSQVRLGMDLTKVVLPTFILERRSLLEMYADFFAHPDLFVSIADHAEPRDRMVQVVKWYLSAFHAGRKGSVAKKPYNPILGEIFLCHWDLPLESDESVTMEPVSEGPVPWCGKNSVSFVAEQVSHHPPISAFYAECFSKKIQFNAHIWTKSKFLGMSIGVHNIGQGCVSCLEHDEHYILTFPNGYGRSILTVPWVELGGECTISCSKSGYSANIVFHTKPFYGGKKHRITAEIFSPNDKKPFCSIEGEWNGVMYAKLASGENSLFIDTKKIGIIKKKVRKLEDQLEYESRRLWKDVTENLKLKDIDTATEAKHRLEEKQRAEARERKEKEVQWETRLFHEDGECWVYDEPLLKRTAAKGTK
- the LOC108919058 gene encoding oxysterol-binding protein-related protein 9 isoform X1, with product MASIMEGPLSKWTNVMKGWQYRWFVLDYNAGLLSYYTSKDKMMRGSRRGCVRLRGAVIGIDDEDDSTFTITVDQKTFHFQARDADEREKWIHALEGTILRHTLQLREAETGFVPSVQDFDKKLAEADAYLQILIDQLKIFDEKIKDCKEDESRKKIEALKGTTCSMVESIKHCIVLLQIAKDQSNEQQHAHGLISTINPVDGIYQPSPLQSDVVNTMPTQTTLPTDSAQVGKVEHRPSSLPVGPVITVMGNLQTPTPNSTASGPSAPSSSVTSPSHMNLSSNTVPDFSYSSSEDEFYDADEFYQSSSSPKHCSDSSRTLVALPHTSTGTAMKRPDTNESISSSMSNGTSDAVLSRNQRVTPVMLSADQFDSHDDRDDDGEGESVEEHKSVIMHLLSQVRLGMDLTKVVLPTFILERRSLLEMYADFFAHPDLFVSIADHAEPRDRMVQVVKWYLSAFHAGRKGSVAKKPYNPILGEIFLCHWDLPLESDESVTMEPVSEGPVPWCGKNSVSFVAEQVSHHPPISAFYAECFSKKIQFNAHIWTKSKFLGMSIGVHNIGQGCVSCLEHDEHYILTFPNGYGRSILTVPWVELGGECTISCSKSGYSANIVFHTKPFYGGKKHRITAEIFSPNDKKPFCSIEGEWNGVMYAKLASGENSLFIDTKKIGIIKKKVRKLEDQLEYESRRLWKDVTENLKLKDIDTATEAKHRLEEKQRAEARERKEKEVQWETRLFHEDGECWVYDEPLLKRTAAKGTK